A genomic region of Brevibacillus sp. JNUCC-41 contains the following coding sequences:
- a CDS encoding competence protein CoiA — translation MLTAIKKDGTWVTLPEKIPANVIDEWRKSADYYCPCCKMEMTIKAGKVRIPHFAHKNSSTCRASSEPESAYHLLGKRKLFQWFLSHGYQVVLEAYLPEIKKRADMLVVIGGNRYAIEFQCSVIPEVEFIERTKAYQSIGIKPIWILAAKRLKRKSLYEFSLSRFHWLFVTGSFHHPFLWMYCPETDHLSVLKNLTPFTPRTVFAELTTASLRFLPPSRALPQNCFRFPFLPAWRYKRNRWSLHRVKTARRCDPFFEGLYLHHISPATLPIEVGVPVRGMLLIETASIEWQAWLYMDVFHEKRTGEKISMADILHNFRKRSKKGGIKFRPLPLLHEKPIEYPVGQYIMLLMKFGYLSKLNEGVFKVEKEITPPFTSDQAQILEKNFYDKHKLMMEKGNIQYNQ, via the coding sequence ATGCTAACTGCGATAAAGAAAGATGGGACATGGGTTACCCTTCCTGAAAAGATACCAGCAAACGTGATTGATGAATGGAGAAAGTCAGCAGATTATTACTGTCCATGCTGTAAGATGGAAATGACCATCAAAGCGGGAAAAGTCAGGATCCCGCATTTCGCCCATAAAAATAGTTCGACATGCCGCGCTTCTTCAGAACCGGAATCCGCCTATCATTTATTGGGAAAAAGAAAATTATTTCAGTGGTTCTTATCACATGGTTATCAAGTAGTTTTAGAAGCCTACCTTCCCGAAATTAAGAAAAGGGCTGATATGTTGGTTGTGATAGGAGGTAATCGCTATGCAATAGAATTTCAATGCTCAGTTATCCCCGAGGTTGAATTCATTGAAAGGACAAAAGCCTATCAAAGCATAGGCATCAAGCCAATTTGGATCCTTGCTGCAAAACGCTTAAAAAGGAAAAGCTTGTATGAATTCAGTTTATCCCGCTTCCACTGGCTCTTCGTCACCGGCAGCTTCCATCACCCTTTTCTTTGGATGTATTGCCCGGAAACGGATCATTTATCAGTATTGAAGAACCTCACTCCTTTTACCCCCAGAACCGTCTTTGCCGAATTGACAACAGCTTCATTAAGGTTCCTTCCCCCAAGTCGTGCATTGCCCCAAAACTGCTTTAGATTCCCTTTTCTGCCCGCATGGAGATATAAACGAAATCGCTGGTCCCTCCATCGAGTGAAAACAGCACGGAGATGCGATCCTTTTTTCGAAGGGCTATATTTACATCATATTTCACCTGCGACACTTCCAATTGAAGTGGGTGTTCCGGTCAGAGGGATGCTGTTGATCGAAACTGCCTCGATTGAATGGCAGGCATGGTTATACATGGATGTGTTTCATGAGAAAAGAACAGGGGAAAAGATTTCTATGGCTGATATTCTCCATAATTTTAGAAAGCGTTCAAAAAAAGGTGGAATAAAGTTCAGACCGTTGCCTTTGCTTCATGAAAAACCCATCGAGTATCCTGTAGGTCAATATATCATGCTTTTGATGAAATTTGGTTATTTATCAAAACTGAATGAAGGGGTTTTTAAAGTTGAAAAGGAAATTACCCCTCCCTTTACCAGTGATCAAGCTCAAATTTTGGAAAAAAATTTCTATGATAAGCATAAATTGATGATGGAAAAGGGGAATATCCAGTATAATCAGTGA
- the pepF gene encoding oligoendopeptidase F translates to MAQETKANTLPSRSEIAPEDTWRLEDIFATEEDWEAAFKAVKEDLKKAEAHKGTLGESAEKLFAALQLQDEVFEKLGKVYSYSHMRNDQDTTNPFYQGMEDRAKALYAQAAAAFSYMVPELLSIDENKVEGFLEEKEDLKLYKHSLEEINLQRPHILSAEQEELLAQASEVLDASGNTFGMLNNADLKFPTIKDEEGNEVEITHGRYISFLESEDRRVREEAFKGVYSKYGEFRNTFASTLSGEVKNHNFNATVRKYDSARQAALSNNNIPETVYDNLVKTVNDNLPLLHRYLDLRKKVLQLDELHMYDLFTPLVKEVKMEVTYDEAKDYVLKGLAPLGEDYLNVLKEGFENRWVDVHENKGKRSGAYSSGTYGTNPYILMNWQNNVNNLFTLVHEFGHSVHSYYTRKYQPYPYGNYSIFVAEVASTCNENLLNDYLLNSIEDEKKRIYLLNHYLEGFRGTLFRQTMFAEFEHTIHLKAQNGEALTADMLTKEYYELNKKYFGENVTIDDEIGLEWARIPHFYYNYYVYQYATGISAATALSKQILEEGEPAVKRYLEFLKSGSSDYPIEVLKKAGVDMTKAEPVQEAMNVFEEKLNELEELLNK, encoded by the coding sequence ATGGCACAGGAAACAAAAGCAAATACATTACCTTCAAGAAGTGAAATAGCTCCTGAAGATACTTGGAGACTGGAAGATATCTTCGCAACCGAGGAAGATTGGGAAGCTGCTTTCAAAGCGGTAAAGGAAGACCTCAAGAAGGCGGAAGCACATAAAGGGACGTTGGGAGAAAGCGCAGAAAAATTATTTGCGGCCCTTCAACTCCAAGATGAGGTATTCGAGAAGCTAGGGAAAGTTTATTCTTATTCACATATGCGCAATGATCAAGATACAACCAATCCTTTTTATCAAGGGATGGAGGATAGGGCAAAAGCTTTATACGCCCAGGCAGCTGCTGCGTTTTCATATATGGTTCCTGAACTATTGAGTATTGATGAAAACAAAGTGGAAGGGTTTTTGGAAGAAAAAGAAGATTTGAAATTATACAAACATTCTTTAGAGGAAATCAATCTTCAGAGGCCCCATATCTTATCTGCTGAGCAGGAAGAATTATTGGCGCAAGCATCAGAAGTACTTGATGCATCGGGCAACACTTTCGGTATGCTAAACAATGCCGATTTGAAATTCCCGACCATTAAGGATGAAGAGGGAAATGAAGTGGAAATCACTCACGGAAGGTATATCAGTTTTCTTGAGAGTGAAGATCGCCGTGTACGTGAGGAGGCATTTAAAGGGGTATACAGCAAGTATGGAGAGTTCCGTAATACATTTGCTTCAACCCTGTCAGGTGAGGTGAAAAACCACAACTTCAATGCCACGGTTCGAAAATATGATTCAGCACGCCAAGCGGCGTTAAGTAATAATAACATTCCGGAGACCGTATACGATAATCTCGTTAAAACGGTCAATGACAACTTGCCATTACTGCACCGCTATCTTGATTTACGTAAAAAAGTACTGCAATTAGACGAACTTCATATGTATGATCTATTCACCCCTCTTGTTAAAGAAGTGAAGATGGAAGTGACATATGATGAGGCCAAAGATTATGTCCTTAAAGGTCTTGCTCCGCTTGGGGAGGACTATTTGAACGTTTTGAAAGAGGGATTTGAAAATCGTTGGGTCGATGTGCATGAAAACAAAGGGAAACGAAGCGGTGCCTATTCTTCTGGTACATATGGGACGAATCCTTATATTTTAATGAACTGGCAAAATAACGTCAATAACTTATTCACGCTCGTTCATGAGTTTGGACATTCGGTCCATAGCTACTATACACGTAAATATCAGCCATATCCATATGGGAATTATTCCATATTTGTAGCGGAAGTTGCATCGACCTGTAATGAAAACCTGTTGAACGATTATTTACTGAATTCAATCGAAGATGAAAAGAAACGCATCTATTTATTGAATCATTACCTGGAAGGTTTCCGCGGCACACTGTTCCGGCAAACGATGTTTGCAGAGTTTGAACATACGATTCATTTAAAAGCTCAAAATGGGGAAGCGTTGACAGCGGATATGCTTACTAAGGAATATTATGAGCTGAACAAGAAATACTTTGGAGAGAACGTGACCATTGATGACGAAATCGGTTTGGAATGGGCGCGTATTCCACATTTCTACTATAATTACTACGTTTATCAATATGCAACAGGAATCAGTGCAGCAACAGCATTGAGCAAGCAAATCCTTGAAGAAGGAGAGCCTGCCGTCAAAAGGTATCTGGAGTTCTTGAAGTCAGGAAGTTCCGATTATCCGATTGAAGTGCTCAAAAAGGCTGGCGTCGATATGACAAAAGCTGAACCTGTACAAGAAGCCATGAATGTATTCGAAGAAAAATTAAATGAGTTGGAAGAGCTTTTGAATAAATAA
- a CDS encoding ClpXP adapter SpxH family protein: MSAQKPVFNISDWIKTQHCYDIGKKPIEIYVFVDPLCPECWGLEPIIRKLQIEYGQLFSLRHVLSGKIDSLNMGKNKNYENIAQVWEKTASRSGMSCDGSLWSENPISSPYTASIAIKAAELQGRKLAIRFLRQLQEYVFIGKKDISNIEVLTECAKMVGLDVEEFLYDINSSSAAKGFQCDMKITNEMEVTEIPSLVFFNQNIEEEGIKVSGVYSYEVYVQILEDMLNGLPAPANPPSLEEFLSCFNLVATKEIETVYNMNKSNVELEMKKLVLKQLAEKIPAKYGTFWRYTKKQS; encoded by the coding sequence TTGAGCGCACAAAAACCAGTTTTCAATATTTCCGATTGGATCAAGACGCAGCATTGCTATGATATAGGAAAAAAGCCAATTGAAATTTATGTTTTTGTTGATCCGCTTTGTCCCGAATGCTGGGGCTTAGAACCAATTATTAGGAAATTACAGATAGAATATGGCCAATTGTTCAGCTTACGCCATGTTTTAAGCGGTAAAATCGATTCTCTTAATATGGGGAAAAATAAAAATTATGAAAACATTGCTCAGGTTTGGGAAAAGACAGCCAGCCGCTCGGGAATGTCCTGCGACGGGAGCCTTTGGTCTGAAAACCCAATCTCTTCTCCATATACAGCTTCCATCGCAATAAAAGCAGCGGAATTGCAGGGGCGTAAATTAGCCATTCGCTTTTTAAGGCAGCTTCAAGAATATGTATTCATAGGGAAAAAGGATATATCCAATATCGAAGTCTTGACCGAATGTGCCAAAATGGTTGGTCTGGATGTAGAGGAATTCCTTTATGACATCAATTCTTCCAGTGCAGCCAAAGGCTTTCAATGTGACATGAAAATCACTAACGAAATGGAAGTGACGGAAATACCTTCCCTTGTCTTTTTCAATCAAAATATTGAAGAAGAGGGAATAAAAGTTTCAGGTGTCTATTCTTACGAGGTATATGTTCAAATTTTAGAAGATATGCTCAATGGTCTGCCAGCCCCTGCAAACCCCCCCTCTCTCGAAGAATTTTTAAGCTGTTTCAATCTAGTGGCCACAAAGGAAATTGAAACTGTTTATAATATGAATAAGAGTAACGTCGAGTTGGAAATGAAAAAGCTTGTTTTAAAACAGTTGGCAGAAAAGATTCCTGCTAAATACGGAACGTTTTGGAGATATACAAAGAAGCAGTCATGA
- a CDS encoding globin: MMQGNPTPYELIGEGQLHKLIDVFYSNVSQHPDLQPIFPDDLTETVRKQKQFMTQYLGGPSLYTEEHGHPMLRARHIPFEITPERAKAWLSCMYQAMDEVGLEGEIREFFYHRLYLTAQHMINTSGTDGKGEGS, from the coding sequence ATGATGCAAGGGAACCCTACACCATATGAATTAATTGGAGAAGGGCAATTACACAAATTAATTGATGTGTTTTACTCCAACGTTAGTCAGCACCCGGATCTGCAGCCAATATTCCCTGACGATTTAACTGAAACGGTCCGTAAGCAAAAACAATTTATGACTCAATATTTAGGCGGTCCCTCTTTATATACCGAAGAGCATGGCCATCCTATGTTGCGGGCTCGACATATACCTTTTGAAATTACGCCAGAACGTGCGAAAGCATGGCTCTCATGCATGTATCAAGCTATGGACGAAGTTGGCCTTGAGGGTGAGATTAGAGAGTTTTTCTATCACCGCCTCTATTTGACGGCACAGCATATGATCAATACATCCGGAACTGACGGGAAAGGAGAAGGCAGTTGA
- a CDS encoding lytic transglycosylase domain-containing protein, which translates to MESLKIQDFKTFMELQAIQQFTNSSITGENSSRSVFQDMLSELVSGDALESSSQKLGSLLSNVEAETKSFLQPSSLTALNINPISAANANKQSSSETAKNYDHIISQAASLYNLPEKLIKSVIKQESNFNPEATSYAGAAGLMQLMPATARSLGVDDATDPEQNIMGGSKYLSQMMERYDGDIQVALAAYNAGPGNVDKYNGIPPFKETQNYVQKVYGTFLS; encoded by the coding sequence GTGGAGAGTTTGAAAATCCAAGATTTCAAAACGTTTATGGAATTGCAGGCAATCCAGCAATTCACAAATAGCAGCATCACAGGGGAAAATTCATCTCGATCCGTTTTCCAGGACATGCTCTCGGAACTGGTTTCGGGTGATGCTCTTGAAAGCTCTTCGCAGAAATTGGGTTCCTTATTATCCAATGTTGAAGCTGAAACGAAATCCTTTCTTCAACCCAGCAGCCTAACAGCCCTGAACATCAACCCGATATCCGCTGCCAATGCTAACAAACAGAGCAGCAGCGAAACCGCCAAAAACTATGATCATATCATCAGCCAGGCAGCCAGTTTATATAATCTTCCGGAAAAACTGATTAAGTCTGTCATTAAACAAGAATCGAACTTCAACCCTGAAGCCACCAGTTATGCGGGTGCAGCTGGCCTTATGCAGTTAATGCCAGCAACTGCAAGAAGCCTTGGGGTGGATGATGCAACCGATCCAGAACAAAACATCATGGGCGGGAGTAAATATTTAAGTCAAATGATGGAACGATATGACGGGGACATCCAGGTTGCCCTTGCTGCTTATAATGCAGGGCCAGGAAATGTCGATAAATATAACGGCATCCCGCCCTTTAAAGAAACTCAGAATTATGTTCAAAAAGTTTATGGCACATTTTTAAGTTAA
- a CDS encoding CYTH domain-containing protein, translated as MNQHIEIEFKNLLSEKEFRQLIEYFHLGASNFKTQKNHYFDTLGFTLKNLDSALRIREKNGRYELTLKQPATEGLLETNQDIPEGTAYAFLNHNTFPDGEIQHLILECGIDPKDITCFGTLKTDRLEFPYKEGLLVLDHSSYLNQEDFELEYEVTDAKAGKKNFLNLLETLQIPVRETENKVKRFYRAKFQE; from the coding sequence ATGAACCAGCATATTGAAATTGAATTTAAAAACCTTTTAAGCGAAAAAGAATTTCGTCAACTGATCGAATACTTTCATCTTGGGGCATCGAACTTTAAAACCCAGAAAAATCATTACTTCGATACACTTGGATTCACTTTAAAAAACCTAGATTCCGCGCTTAGGATCCGGGAGAAAAACGGGCGATACGAGCTGACTTTAAAACAGCCCGCAACAGAGGGACTATTGGAAACGAATCAAGATATTCCTGAAGGAACCGCATATGCATTTCTGAATCATAATACGTTCCCTGATGGCGAGATCCAACATCTAATCCTCGAATGCGGAATTGATCCAAAAGATATTACCTGTTTTGGGACACTAAAGACAGACCGCCTTGAATTTCCTTACAAAGAGGGTTTACTTGTTTTAGATCATAGTTCGTATTTGAATCAGGAAGACTTTGAGCTTGAATATGAAGTGACGGATGCAAAAGCAGGGAAAAAAAACTTCCTGAATCTCCTTGAAACCCTTCAAATTCCAGTAAGGGAAACCGAAAATAAGGTTAAGAGGTTTTATCGCGCCAAATTCCAGGAATAA